ATGGATAGTGCTCACAGAACTTTAGGgtaaattttctaaaaagaaaTGCTAGTTATTGAATGAGATTTAAATAAATGTAGGTAAAATTgtcaaaaattattcttaaatgcATTATGTAATCCAAATGTAGAGTATATGTAcaagaaaatttattatattatttgaagatgatgGATTTTTCATGTGATTCAAAAAGGGATAGAATGAAGGCACGAGAAAAAGAAggataattttttgaataaaccTCTTTATTGATGGATATACCGAGAAAGATACAAGAGAACGTTTAAATAGTATCAATATAAGGGAGAATTTGATATAAGAGGAAGATTTGCTCTTCTCTTGATTGGAATGTATATTTATAAGCTTCTTGAtcataattttttccttttgcatGCTTTCATGCTAAGTAACAACTTTATGACATATAATTTTGTATTCCTTCTTGAGATTGTGTCAACATTTTAAAAGTTtgtacacttttttttttttcaagtattaggtTTTTTCTTGAGCTGTGGATGATACGGTTGGAAGATACTTCTATTTATATgataagaataaattttttagcCCTTTCATTCCTAGATgaggttatttgataaattattcaaaatttttcccCTGAAACCTAATTTTCTAAATATGAACAATCAAACAATTGCATTCCCCAAATACCATTCTAGACCAAACCCTAAAAACTGCATACCATGAGTGACATCCTCCGTCATTGATGTATTTGTTAGCCGAGGaactagaaaaaggaaaagacatGTGCATACAAAGAGAAGCCCAGCGGGATACGCGCTACAAAGGTAAATAGCATTTTTGAGTTTCATGTCAACTCTCACTTTATACGGTTTTGGTATAACTTCCAAGGTACCCATGTCAATCAATAATTCTTAGGTTTGCTTATCTCACCATAGTGGAGGGACCAGCTGTAACTTCAGATTCATTGGTGgacttcattcatttttttatcatcaaccCAAAACAGAGGTCTCACTTGTTCCAGCAGGTCTCATGTCGATACAGTTGCTTGTGTAAATTAATTTGGGGGAAATCAATCTGGTGACGCTGTAGAACAAGATGGTAATCACCAGCATCAGTCATGAATTTCCGGAGGACTATGATCGAGCTAGTGAATTAAAGGCTTTCGATGAGTCTAAAACTGGTGTTAAAGGTCTAGCTGATGCCGGGGTCTCCAAAGTTCCTCGGATGTTCATTCAACCACCAGATAACTTGAGAACCTATACTACCCAGTTCAATTTTCCCGTCGTAGACCTACAAGGCATGGACAATGATCCAATTCGCCGGAACAAGATCGTTGACATGGTCAGGGATGCATCAGAGACGTGGGGTTTCTTCAACGTGGTGAACCATGGGATCCCTGTTAGCGTGTTGGAGGAGATGATGGAAGGAGTACGCCGGTTTCATGAACAAGATACTGAGGTGAAGAAGCAGTTTTACACACGTGATGCGTCGAGGAAAAAGGTGATGTACAATAGCAATTTTGATCTGTACACAGCACCAGCAGCTAATTGGAGGGACACCTTTTATTGCCTTATGGCTCCTCATCCTCCCAACCCAGAAGAATTGCCAGCATCATGCAGGTATGTTATAATCATCATTCATCCACTCACTGCAAGATTTTCtctctttcatattttatatatatatagcagtTGGTACACATTATTTTATCCCCACATTATGACTTAAAATATGCTAGACCTTTGTTCCTTGAGCTTTTGAATCCAAACCTCTCTACCAGTCTGATGGAAGAAAATATCCTAAAAGAAAATGTTGAGAAGATACTTTTGAGCGTCCTTTGATCCGGCCAATTCCCGTGTCATCTTACTTTCttctgtaatttttttttttctggttttaATTCAGGACTTGTATGttgacaaaataattttttttttaaatcactaaaTTCCTCCTTTTAAATGCTTGAGTTAATTTTGTAGGGACATACTGATGGAGTATAAGGATCAAGTTATGAGATTAGGATTTAAATTGTTTGAGTTAATATCCGAGGCTCTGGGGCTTAATCCAAACCACCTAAAAGACATGGACTGCGCA
This region of Vitis vinifera cultivar Pinot Noir 40024 chromosome 5, ASM3070453v1 genomic DNA includes:
- the LOC100244182 gene encoding 1-aminocyclopropane-1-carboxylate oxidase homolog 1, with translation MVITSISHEFPEDYDRASELKAFDESKTGVKGLADAGVSKVPRMFIQPPDNLRTYTTQFNFPVVDLQGMDNDPIRRNKIVDMVRDASETWGFFNVVNHGIPVSVLEEMMEGVRRFHEQDTEVKKQFYTRDASRKKVMYNSNFDLYTAPAANWRDTFYCLMAPHPPNPEELPASCRDILMEYKDQVMRLGFKLFELISEALGLNPNHLKDMDCAEGLSILCHYYPSCPQPELTMGTTKHADNDFLTVLLQDQIGGLQVLHQGQWIDVPPRLGALVINVGDLLQLITNDRFKSVKHRVPANHIGPRVSVACFFRTSIQPSSKLYGPIKELSSEENPPKYRETTVGDYVAYFNSKGLDGTSALPHFRL